In one Nitrospinota bacterium genomic region, the following are encoded:
- a CDS encoding alkene reductase, with product MTATNGTTTSEVYSNLFSPLQLGSLNLENRIAMAPMTRSMADDALVPTAEMAAYYARRADAGLIITEATIVRPDGQGYPNTPGIYNEAQIEGWRQVTEQVHARGGKIFLQLWHVGRVSHPIYLNGELPIAPSAVPLTGRVPRADVEYATPRALDIGEIPGLVEAYAQGAGNALTAGFDGVEIHGANGYLIDQFLHHHTNRRTDAYGGSPERMARFALEVVDAVVAKAGSNRVGIRLSPGAYVNMEGHPDDPSVFRYLLSQLGGRELVYVHTGIFDDSMSFDYLGGSASAFLRKNY from the coding sequence ATGACAGCAACAAATGGAACGACGACCAGCGAAGTCTACTCCAATCTGTTTTCCCCATTGCAGCTTGGCTCGCTCAATCTGGAAAACCGAATCGCCATGGCGCCCATGACCCGGAGCATGGCGGACGATGCCCTAGTACCGACGGCGGAAATGGCTGCCTACTATGCCCGTCGGGCGGATGCGGGCCTCATCATCACTGAAGCCACCATCGTCCGGCCTGATGGCCAAGGTTACCCTAACACCCCTGGGATTTACAACGAAGCCCAAATAGAAGGTTGGCGCCAGGTGACGGAGCAGGTACACGCAAGGGGTGGCAAGATATTTTTGCAACTTTGGCATGTTGGTCGGGTCTCTCACCCCATCTATCTCAACGGCGAACTGCCCATTGCCCCCTCCGCGGTACCTCTGACCGGACGGGTTCCTCGTGCCGATGTTGAATACGCAACACCTCGCGCCCTGGACATCGGCGAAATCCCAGGCTTGGTGGAAGCATATGCGCAGGGCGCGGGCAACGCACTGACGGCAGGCTTCGACGGTGTGGAAATCCACGGGGCAAACGGCTACCTGATCGACCAGTTTCTCCATCATCACACGAACCGCCGCACGGACGCCTACGGGGGGTCCCCTGAACGGATGGCTCGCTTCGCCCTTGAGGTGGTCGATGCGGTCGTGGCCAAAGCCGGAAGCAATCGTGTCGGCATCCGCCTCTCACCCGGCGCTTATGTCAATATGGAAGGCCATCCTGACGATCCCTCCGTCTTTCGTTATCTCCTCTCCCAGCTCGGAGGGCGTGAGCTGGTTTACGTGCACACCGGCATATTTGACGATTCGATGAGCTTTGATTACCTCGGTGGTTCGGCCAGTGCCTTCCTGCGAAAGAACTACA
- a CDS encoding TetR/AcrR family transcriptional regulator: MTTGTKEKILAEAQQLIHTNGFRATSVDAIAKAASVKKANVFYYFPTKEALGLELLDRMATYAINHILAPRFNDDRHPTEQLRDYLQLIRGHMEESYCAGGCPLGNLALEMADVDEDFRTRLTHFFEAWESVIEGVLKRGLETGVYRETMDPRATASFIVSALEGAILLAKTKRDPEVLAHAESHLVHLLEGYQV, translated from the coding sequence ATGACCACCGGCACCAAAGAGAAAATCCTGGCAGAAGCCCAGCAGCTGATCCACACCAACGGCTTCAGGGCCACGAGCGTAGACGCCATCGCTAAGGCCGCTAGCGTCAAGAAGGCCAATGTCTTCTATTATTTTCCGACCAAAGAAGCGCTAGGGCTGGAGCTGCTGGACCGGATGGCCACCTACGCCATCAACCACATTCTTGCCCCGAGGTTCAACGACGACCGCCACCCGACGGAGCAACTTCGAGACTACCTGCAGCTCATCCGGGGGCATATGGAAGAGAGTTACTGTGCTGGCGGCTGCCCTCTGGGGAATCTGGCCTTGGAGATGGCCGATGTGGACGAGGATTTCCGCACCCGCTTGACTCACTTCTTTGAGGCATGGGAGAGCGTGATTGAGGGAGTGCTTAAGCGCGGTCTTGAGACGGGAGTGTACCGGGAAACGATGGACCCTCGTGCTACAGCGTCCTTCATCGTTTCCGCGCTCGAAGGGGCGATTCTCCTGGCCAAGACCAAACGGGACCCCGAGGTGCTAGCCCATGCGGAGTCCCACTTGGTGCATCTTTTGGAAGGCTACCAGGTGTAG